The Amycolatopsis camponoti genome segment GTGGGACGTGGTGCTGGTGGCCGCCTCGCCGCTGGTGCTCGTGCACGCGTTCACCAACTTCGACGCGATCGCGACCGCGTTCACCGCGACCGGCCTGCTGGCCTGGGGGCGCAAGCGTCCCCTGCTCGCCGGGCTCCTGCTCGGCCTGGGCGCGACGGCGAAGCTCTACCCGCTGTTCCTGCTCGGCGTGCTGTTCGTGCTGTGCCTGCGCGCGGGGAAGCTGACGCCGTTCTGGAAGACCGCGGCCGCCACCGTCGTGACGTGGCTGGCGGTGAACGCGCCGTTCATCCTCACCGCGACCCGCGGCTGGTGGGAGTTCTTCCGGATGAGCACGCTGCGGCCGATGGACCCGGACTCGCTCTACAACGTCGTCTCCTACGCCACCGGCTGGACCGGGTTCGACGGCGTGCTGCAGAAGAACCAGAACCCGGCGTACCTGAACCTCACCGTGGCCGTGCTGTTCCTGGCCTGCTGCGCGGGCATCGCCTACATCGCGCTCGCGGCGCCGCGACGGCCGCGCGTCGGCCAGCTCGCGTTCCTCGTCGTGGCCGCGTTCCTGCTGACGAACAAGGTGTGGAGCCCGCAGTACTCGCTGTGGCTGGTGCCGCTGGCGGTGCTGGCGATCCCGCGCTGGCGGCTGCTGCTCGGCTGGATGCTGATCGACGCGCTGGTCTGGGTGCCGCGGATGTTCTACTACCTCGGCGTCGACCACAAGGGCCTGCCCGAAGGCTGGTTCCTCGGCACGGTCGTGGTCCGCGACCTCGCCGTCGCCGCGCTGTGCGTGCTGGTGGTGCGCGAGATCTACCACCCGGGCACCGACCTGGTCCGGGCCGGCGGCGACGACGACCCGGCCGGCGGCTTCCTCGACGGCGCCCGGGACGTGATCGTCCCGAACGCCGTCCGGCGCCGCCGGAAAGCCGTGGCTGCCTAGCCCGTAAGACCTAGCCCAGCTGTTCGCGCAGGTAGGCGATGTCGGCCGCCTGGCCGTCGGGCGGGGTCTCGACGATGACCGGCGCGCCGGCCTCGCGGGCGACGGCGACCAGCACCTCGGGGTCGATCGT includes the following:
- a CDS encoding glycosyltransferase family 87 protein, with the protein product MPEETTREPDPGPVTLSPADRVIPSWTEPLAAAVTRPIGGPLGEHAAVGRHWFWSPQRVGLLLATLALMLCWFGKGSCIQQYQDSSGATQLDWRAGRPFVAMCYSDIVPLYSSERLDRPSTFPYYTSWKESSQTAENDTRYMEYPVFTGLFQWANAKLAAGWLNVAESGWLPGALPVAVYFDLTALFLGMAWLVTVWATGRTMKRRPWDVVLVAASPLVLVHAFTNFDAIATAFTATGLLAWGRKRPLLAGLLLGLGATAKLYPLFLLGVLFVLCLRAGKLTPFWKTAAATVVTWLAVNAPFILTATRGWWEFFRMSTLRPMDPDSLYNVVSYATGWTGFDGVLQKNQNPAYLNLTVAVLFLACCAGIAYIALAAPRRPRVGQLAFLVVAAFLLTNKVWSPQYSLWLVPLAVLAIPRWRLLLGWMLIDALVWVPRMFYYLGVDHKGLPEGWFLGTVVVRDLAVAALCVLVVREIYHPGTDLVRAGGDDDPAGGFLDGARDVIVPNAVRRRRKAVAA